In the Lampris incognitus isolate fLamInc1 chromosome 11, fLamInc1.hap2, whole genome shotgun sequence genome, one interval contains:
- the LOC130120849 gene encoding pyridoxal kinase-like — protein sequence MECRVLSIQSHVVRGYVGNKAATFPLQVLGFEVDSINSVQFSNHTGYSHWKGQVLTAEELNVLYEGIKCNNVNYYDYVLTGYSRDTSFLEMVVDIIQELKKANPNLVYVCDPVMGDHGAMYVPENLLPVYMNKVVPVADILTPNQFEAELLTGRKISTENDAIEVMELLHQMGPETVVLTSTYLPSKYGDQYLVALGSQKIVKPDGTNSSQKIRMEIPKVDAVFVGTGDLFAAMLLAWTHHHPKDLKVACEKTVSVMHHVIKRTITYANEMAGPGKRPNPAQLELRMVQSKADIENPALVVKATVL from the exons ATGGAGTGTCGCGTGCTATCCATTCAGAGTCACGTCGTCAGAGGATACGTCGGAAACAAGGCAGCAACGTTCCCCTTGCAG GTGCTGGGGTTTGAAGTGGACTCGATCAACTCTGTGCAATTCTCCAATCACACAG GTTATTCTCACTGGAAGGGGCAAGTGCTGACGGCAGAGGAACTGAATGTGCTGTATGAGGGCATTAAATGCAATAATGTCAACTACTATGACTATGTCCTCACAG GGTACAGCAGGGACACGTCTTTCTTGGAAATGGTGGTTGATATTATTCAGGAGCTGAAGAAGGCCAATCCAAACTTGGTGTATG TTTGCGATCCAGTCATGGGAGACCACGGAGCGATG TACGTTCCAGAGAACCTGCTACCAGTCTACATGAACAAAGTTGTACCTGTTGCTGACATACTTACACCCAACCAGTTTGAAGCAGA GCTGTTAACTGGCAGGAAAATCAGCACAGAGAACGATGCTATTGAG GTGATGGAATTGCTTCATCAAATGGGCCcagagacagtggtactgaccaGCACATACCTGCCCTCTAAATATGGGGACCAATACCTGGTGGCCCTTGGGAGTCAAAAAATAG TGAAACCAGATGGGACCAACTCTAGCCAGAAGATACGGATGGAAATCCCCAAAGTCGATGCTGTGTTTGTGGGGACAGGTGACCTGTTTGCTGCTATGTTACTGGCCTGgacccaccaccacccaaaagACCTGAAG GTTGCCTGTGAAAAGACTGTCTCAGTCATGCATCATGTCATTAAGAGGACCATAACCTATGCCAATG AGATGGCTGGTCCTGGGAAGAGGCCTAACCCTGCCCAGCTGGAGCTCAGGATGGTTCAGAGCAAAGCAGACATAGAGAATCCTGCCCTTGTAGTCAAGGCTACAGTTTTATAG